A window of Sphingobacterium kitahiroshimense genomic DNA:
AACCTGAGTGTAGTAGGGGGAGTGGAAATGCGCCAAAATCAATATAGAGTGATTGGACAGACTTATTATGGATACAATAAAGATACGTATAGCGTAGCCACAATAAATCCAACTGTTCCTTATGAAACCGTTCAGGGTTGGTCGAGTACCATTGGCGGAAGTAATAGTTTTATGAAAAATATTACAAGAGGATTATCTTATTATTCTAATGCAGCGGCTTCATTTTTTCAGAATAAGTATATGCTTTCAGGAAGTTTGCGGTTTGATGATATGACTGTTTTAGGAGCTTCTCGCGAACAAAGAGCAAAGCCATTATGGTCTCTTGGAGGAAAATGGAATGCTAAAGGTGAAGATTTCTTAAAGGACATTAATTGGATTAACAGTTTATCTTTAAGACTTACTTATGGTCTCAATGGTACTATGCCATCTACCTCTGGTGCTTACACTGTGATAACGATGAGTACGGACAATGAAACAAATGAACAAACGGCTTCTATCTCTTCACCTGCTAATACACAAATAGGTTGGGAGAAGGTGAGAAGTACAAACCTAGGGCTTGACTTTTCCACAATGAGCAATCGTCTATCTGTTGGTTTTGATTACTATACAAAGCGTACGAGCGATATCTTATACTCATTGCCATTTAACGCCACATACGGATGGTCACAATTGACTTTTAATAGTGCTTCTATGAAAGCCCACGGAATAGATTTGGGTATTCGGACAGAATGGATGCGTAGACAAAATTTTGGATGGAATACGGTGTTTAATTTTTCATACAATACCAATGAGGTAACTGATTCACGTTTTAAAGAAAGTACTCTTGTGCAGACAAGGATCGCTGGATCTACACCTACGGTTGGTTTGCCTGTAGGCTATCTCTATGCCTATAATTGGGCGGGATTAGATAAGAATGGTCAATCCCAAGTTTATAATAAAGATGGTGAAGTTATTACAGCAGATAAATTTTCTAATGCAATAACGATAGATGATCTCCGCTACATGGGGCGAACGACAGCACCGTATTTTGGAGGTGTTTTAAATAATTTCACATACAAAGAGTTTACATTCGGTTTTCGTATATCTTATGAATTAGGTCATGTGATGAGAAGACTTTCTGTACAAAATTATCCAAGTTTTGATCAGAGCTTTGGATCATATACTGGGGTTATTGGATCACAGAGAGATCTAGGACTGCGTTGGAGAAAAGAAGGTGATGAAGCAATAACTAACGTTCCGGGAATAGTGAATGATGCAAATCAGTTCAATAGTATTTCTCGCTATCGTGATGCAGATATATTAGTTATAAGTGGAAGTCATGTACGGTTGCAGCAAATTAATCTAGGTTATGCATTTCCATCTAATTTTCTAAAGAAGACACCGTTTAAATCGCTAAATGTGAATGCTAGCGTAAGAAATTTGGGTCTATTATGGAAGGCAAATAAGGCAGGGGTGGATCCTCAATATCTTGGTACCTCCAATTATAATAATTTGCCACCTGCTAAGCAGTTTTTCTTTAGTATAAATACATCATTCTAATCTAGTTAAAATGAAAAATCAGATAAAAATCAGCTACAAAATAGTATTTGCCGGATTATTTCTGTGTTCAGCAATGATTACAACGTCCTGTCGTAAATTTGTTGAGGTAGATACATTCTCATCTCGTACACTTAAATATACGACCGATTATGAGGCTTTGATAAATAATTCTAGCAACTTTGGAACAAGTTATATCTTACCGCTAGTGACAGGAGATGATGTGGATACTAAGGTTGAGGCGGTACAGAATTCTTGGAGTACTGACTTCCAAAATGCTTTCATTTGGAGCGCACAGTTTTTTTCACAAGAGCAGCAAGATGGAGGTTGGAATAATCTTTATAAGCAAGTACAGATTAGTAACACGATTCTTAATGGTGTTTTTGAAAGCGAAAATGGAACACTAGAGGCTAAAAATCGAATTGCAGCTGAAGCAAAAGTGCATCGAGCGTTTGCCTACCTAGCGTTGGTAAATCAATATGCTCCTATTTATAATCCTGCTCAGGCTTCAACACAAATGGGAGTACCTCTTCTTCTGACTCCAGATTTATTTCAAAATTTAGCACGCGCATCGCTACAAAAAGTGTATGATCAAATTATTAGTGACTTAACTTCTGCCGTAGATTATTTGCCTAACTATCCGACCTTCAATTACCATCCTTCTAAAATAGCTATATATGGACTTATGTCGCGTACTTACCTTTTTATGAGAGATTTTGAAAAGGCCGCGGGTTATGCAGATTTAGCACTTGCACTTTCACCAAAATTAAACGATCTACAGGTCTATAAGGGTAATATATCAACTTTTCCAAGATTACTTGTTGATCCGGAAGTGTTATTTTCTAAAACTTCCGCAGGCTCTTTTATGGCACCTATCAACCCGGATCTTGTAAACTTGTACCAAGCTACAGATTTAAGATTTCAGATGTGGTTGGGAACAAATGTGTTTTTTCAAGGATATCAGTATGTTCGTCCCAATTTTACTTATCAAGGTATATATGTTGGTGTAAAAGTTCCCGAAATTCTGTTAAACCGTGCAGAACTATATGCGCGGGCAGGTAATTTAGAAAAGACTGTAGAGTTCTTAAATAAGTTGCGTATAAATCGCTTTGAAAAGACTAATTATATTCCTTTACAAATTGTGGATATTTCAGGCGATCCTTTGCAAGCGGTGATTAACGAGCGTCGCAGGGAGTTTGTTGGTACAGATTTACGATGGTTTGATATGCGTAGACTTACACTTGATTCAGGTTATTATAAATCTGTAACTCGAACTTATAAAGGTGTTAATTATACGTTAGAGGCAAGCAGTGCTCGTTTTGTATATCCCATCAATCAAGATATTCTAAACCTTAATCCTGAAATTGGTCAGAATCCTAGATAATAATGATGAGGGCATCATGAGTAAATGCTTATAAGTAGTGATGAATATTGCTCATGAAAGCTTTTTTACCGATCAAAAACAAATGATATATTTATGAAAAAACAGACAATTTTTTTACTGTTGCTGTTTATGCAGGTTGTGCTATATGCACAGCCTCGCTATAACAGTAGCGTTTTTAGTCCTAAAAATCCAAAAACTAATGCCATTGTACAACTGCTGTACAATGCGAAAGGTAAAGATTTGGAATTTAGTGATGAGGTCAATGCTAGCGTATTTTTATTCGAAAACTTTGAATGGAGGCAAATACAAGTAGCGCTTACAAAAGATGCCAAGGGTTTATGGACCGCTCCTTTAACTGTTCCAGCTAAGACAGCTTTTATTGGAGTGAAATTTTATCAGGGTGATATTAAAGAACCTGATGCTATTGATAATAATGCTGATAAGGGCTATGGTATTGCGTTAGTAAATGCAAAAGGAATTCCTGTAGATGGAGCTTATTTGGCAGAAGCAGCTTTTCAGATACCAAGTATTGCTGGAGGAGGAATTTTTATGTATTATGGTAATCAGCCCAGTGCACTTGATCCAAATTATCTCAAATCTTTGGCGGATAAGGAATGGGCTCTGTCAGGCAAGCAGTATATTGACTATTTCCAGTCATTTATGAATTTGCAAAAACTGGCTCAAGGAGATAACTTCCCTTTTTATGCAGAAAAATTAATCAAAAAAACATTGACAGCGAAAGGTCTGTCTGATGAGATATTGGGTGTTTTGTATGGCTATGCAAATAGTCGATTGGAAAATGAAGCATTGACTAAACTTGTAGAACAACGTATTTCTACCGAATATCCTCAGGGTCCAACAGCACGTTTTATGGCATACAATAAGACTAAAGGTAGTAGCCCAGACAAGACTGAAGTAATCACTTCGTATGAAGATTTTTTGAAACGTTTCCCAATAGAACAATGGCGTAAAAACCCAAATAGACAAAGTTTCATTTACTATGCCGTATATCGTGGTCTAGGGGCTTCTTATTTTGAGTCTAAGCAATTTGATAAGTTTATATCGCTTTACAATGATCTTGATTTTCGCACTGGAAATGAATTGATGCGTTGGAATATTATGCGTGCCTATATGTTTAAAATGGTAGGTCAGGACACGTTGTACAACGTAGCTGAAGCAATTATGCCTAAACTAATTGCAAAGAGGGGTGATAATTCTTATAAAGAAGATTTTGACCTTAAATCACAGGCCGATTCTAATGTAGTAAAAAATCTGGATGAGAGACTATTTACTCATATTTCACTGTTAAATGATCTGAAAAAATATGCCGAAGCTCGTAAATATTTCTTAGAACTTTCTGAAAATGGGAAATATAACAATGCTGAGCTAAATGAAATCAATCTGCAAGTACTGGAAGGGGTAAAGGATGAAAAACAGATTTTACCATTAATGGAGATGAGCGCAAGATATAATGCGATGACGCCGCGTATGTTTGAAAAGCTTAAAGAAATTTACCTTAAAAATCATAATAATGAGGAAGAAGGATACGAAATGTATTTGGCGAATCTAAAATCGGATGAAGAAAAAGCCGAAATGAAGGCCTATGTGGATCATAACTGGGTCAATCATCCTATGCCAAACTTTCGTTTAGAAAATGCAGATGGATTGTTTTTAACACAGGAAGACTGGAAGGGTAAGATTGTTGTTGTGGATTTTTGGGCTACGTGGTGCCGTCCTTGTATTATGGCATTTCCTGGAATGCAGCTTTTGATAGATAAATATGCAAATGATAAAGAGGTAGGGATCTACATGTTGGGCACGATGCAGACAGGTGATTATAAAAGTAAGTCGGTAAATTATGTTCGTGGAGAAGGTTACAGATTTAATCTTTTGCATGATTCTGTAAATCCAAAGACAAATGAACAGGATTTGGTATTTAAACAATTGGTGCCACTTTTTGGTGACTCATCTATTCCACGTAAAATCGTGGTTAAAAATGGGCGTGTGCGTTACTGCTCAGGTGGATATTCTGGTAGCCCAAGTAAATTAATGGATGAATTGTCACTTGCAATAGAGATACTCAGGAATGAAAAATAAACAGTTTTATAAAAGATACCAAATAAATATGAGAGCAACAGGTTTGCTTCTTGGGATCGTTTGTTTGAGTTTGTCATCGCAGGCTCAGATGAATCCGAAGTATAAGTTTGAGGAGGCATTGAAGTTGATTCAAAAGAATTACGTCGATCAGGTTAATGAAGAGCATCTGGTAGATGCCGCAATTAAAGCGATGATTGCTGATCTTGATCCACATTCTCGTTATACGAGTAGAGAAGAAGCTGAAGCGATGCGCGAAGCAATGAGTGGAAGTTTTGCCGGGATCGGTATTCAGTTTTTGAAAAGCAATGATCAAACTTATGTAACTATCGTAAATCCTGATGGTCCAGCAATGCGTGCAGGAATACAGGTGGGCGACCAGATTATAACTATAGACGGTGAATCAATCTCGGATAAAAAATGGGGTAATAAGGAGATTATGGAAATGCTACGTGGTGAGAAAGATGTACCCGTAGAGTTGGAGATTTTATCGCCAGGAAATGCTAAAAGTAAAAATATTCGAATCGTTAGAGAAAATATCTTGGAAAAATCGGTTCGTGAGAGCTACATGATAGATAATGAAATAGGGTATATAGCACTTTCAATTTTTAATCGTACTACACGTCCGGAAATAGATGAAGCACTGAAAAATCTGAAAGAAAAAGGGATGAAAAAACTCATATTGGATCTACAGAGTAATGGTGGTGGGTATGTAGAATCTGCTATTGGTGTTGTAGATGAATTTTTGACAAAGGAGAAAATAGTGTTTTACTCGGTACCTAATGAAGGGGGTAAAGACTACTATTTTACAGGAGGATTTGGTCAATTTTATGATGGTGAATTGGTGGTCTTAATTGACGAATCAACAGCATCTTCTAGCGAGATTGTTACTGGTGCATTGCAAGATTGGGATCGTGCCGTGATCATCGGAAGAAGAAGTTTTGGAAAGGGTTTGATGCAAAAACCTGTTCCATTATCAGATGGTTCGGAAATGCAACTTACGGGTGCTCGATATTATACTCCTTCAGGTCGTTCTATTCAAAAATCTTACACAAAAGGTAAGGATGATTATTTTCAGGACTTTAATCGACGTATGGAATCTAAAGAATTGCTGGAAGAAGGACATGTTCAATTTCCAGATTCGTTAAAATATACAACTCTTGTTAGTAAGCGAATTGTATTTGGTGGAGGCGGAATTATGCCCGACCGCTTTGTCGCAATCGACACAAATGAATATAGTATATGGATGTCGCAATTGATGAATGAAGGTGTCGTA
This region includes:
- a CDS encoding RagB/SusD family nutrient uptake outer membrane protein, with the translated sequence MKNQIKISYKIVFAGLFLCSAMITTSCRKFVEVDTFSSRTLKYTTDYEALINNSSNFGTSYILPLVTGDDVDTKVEAVQNSWSTDFQNAFIWSAQFFSQEQQDGGWNNLYKQVQISNTILNGVFESENGTLEAKNRIAAEAKVHRAFAYLALVNQYAPIYNPAQASTQMGVPLLLTPDLFQNLARASLQKVYDQIISDLTSAVDYLPNYPTFNYHPSKIAIYGLMSRTYLFMRDFEKAAGYADLALALSPKLNDLQVYKGNISTFPRLLVDPEVLFSKTSAGSFMAPINPDLVNLYQATDLRFQMWLGTNVFFQGYQYVRPNFTYQGIYVGVKVPEILLNRAELYARAGNLEKTVEFLNKLRINRFEKTNYIPLQIVDISGDPLQAVINERRREFVGTDLRWFDMRRLTLDSGYYKSVTRTYKGVNYTLEASSARFVYPINQDILNLNPEIGQNPR
- a CDS encoding TlpA family protein disulfide reductase; protein product: MKKQTIFLLLLFMQVVLYAQPRYNSSVFSPKNPKTNAIVQLLYNAKGKDLEFSDEVNASVFLFENFEWRQIQVALTKDAKGLWTAPLTVPAKTAFIGVKFYQGDIKEPDAIDNNADKGYGIALVNAKGIPVDGAYLAEAAFQIPSIAGGGIFMYYGNQPSALDPNYLKSLADKEWALSGKQYIDYFQSFMNLQKLAQGDNFPFYAEKLIKKTLTAKGLSDEILGVLYGYANSRLENEALTKLVEQRISTEYPQGPTARFMAYNKTKGSSPDKTEVITSYEDFLKRFPIEQWRKNPNRQSFIYYAVYRGLGASYFESKQFDKFISLYNDLDFRTGNELMRWNIMRAYMFKMVGQDTLYNVAEAIMPKLIAKRGDNSYKEDFDLKSQADSNVVKNLDERLFTHISLLNDLKKYAEARKYFLELSENGKYNNAELNEINLQVLEGVKDEKQILPLMEMSARYNAMTPRMFEKLKEIYLKNHNNEEEGYEMYLANLKSDEEKAEMKAYVDHNWVNHPMPNFRLENADGLFLTQEDWKGKIVVVDFWATWCRPCIMAFPGMQLLIDKYANDKEVGIYMLGTMQTGDYKSKSVNYVRGEGYRFNLLHDSVNPKTNEQDLVFKQLVPLFGDSSIPRKIVVKNGRVRYCSGGYSGSPSKLMDELSLAIEILRNEK
- a CDS encoding S41 family peptidase, with translation MRATGLLLGIVCLSLSSQAQMNPKYKFEEALKLIQKNYVDQVNEEHLVDAAIKAMIADLDPHSRYTSREEAEAMREAMSGSFAGIGIQFLKSNDQTYVTIVNPDGPAMRAGIQVGDQIITIDGESISDKKWGNKEIMEMLRGEKDVPVELEILSPGNAKSKNIRIVRENILEKSVRESYMIDNEIGYIALSIFNRTTRPEIDEALKNLKEKGMKKLILDLQSNGGGYVESAIGVVDEFLTKEKIVFYSVPNEGGKDYYFTGGFGQFYDGELVVLIDESTASSSEIVTGALQDWDRAVIIGRRSFGKGLMQKPVPLSDGSEMQLTGARYYTPSGRSIQKSYTKGKDDYFQDFNRRMESKELLEEGHVQFPDSLKYTTLVSKRIVFGGGGIMPDRFVAIDTNEYSIWMSQLMNEGVVANVGFEFVQQNRQTLLKAYSDFSTFNKDFKVSNELHSQLVNMANKFSIELPKEKNMSAHDAIDVELKAQIASLLFTGGDYKTRVRNEANQSIKQALIVLQDKKLYKQLLSTDTVGEKLKQKTK